The DNA segment CACCGGTCGAAGCCGTTGCACTGCACCAACGGTGAAATGCGGCCACAACAGCTCGCGCAGCCGAGTGTGGTCGGGTGGATCGCGATGCGCGATCCAGGTGCGCGCCATCGCGAAATACGGCTTCGCGGCGTCCGGAATCGGCCGGGTCACCGGCTGGCCGCCGGTCGGCGACGGCGCCGACCGCCGTGCCTTCGCGAACCGTTCGTCCTTCAGTACGACCAAAGTGTCGGCGTGCCGGAAGACATACCAGGCGCCTGGATAACCGGCGAGTGCGGACACACCCCAGTGCACCGGGTCACGTTCGCGGTAACGCTGGTAGGTCGGATAGGGATTGCTGATGACATCCGTCGATGACGGATCGAACGGCGCAAGCGTTTCCTCGTCGGTCGAGACATCCGTCATCACGACCCCGCTCGCCGCAGGCTCGCCGGACGCATGTCCGTCCACACCTGGTCGATATGCGCCAAGCAGTTTTCCTTGCTGCCAACTGTGCCGTCCGCCGTCCAACCCGGCGGCAGATCCCGGTCGGCCGGCCAGATCGAGTACTGCTCCTCCCGATTGCGGACCACGACGAACTGTTGCGCCAACTCCATGCCACCGTCCCGACAAACAAGTGTATTCATGACAAAATCGCTCGCGACGACCAACGGAAAGTCTCCGTCCGGTCACCGCAAGCCAGGCCGGCCGTGGACTTTAGTGCGGAGATTCAGGAATGGGAATGCCGAACGCGAGACTTTCTGCCATCCGGCACCAACTTGACGCATCCAGTCGGTCGCAGTGAGAACTTTGTGGCCATTTCCGCGATTCAGGTCCCGGCCGACGAAGAGTCACCTAACCTTTACCTCGCCGACGCTTGTCGGAAACCCGTCAGGTCGGGACCGTCGCCACGATCAGGTCGCGGTTGATGGCTTGGTCGACGCGGTGGGCGAAGCCGCGGTAGGCATCGCCGGAGAGTACGCAAAAGCCAGCGCTGGCCAGGATCTCGGCGACCTCGTCCCACGAGCCGCCGTAGGTGTTCCACGAGATCCCGACGGCGCCGCCGGGTCGTACGAGCTTCGACCAGGGGCTGACGGCCTCGGCCAGCAGAGTCAACGGACTCCGCGACAGTGCCCCGGACTGCCGGCTGCCGTGCTGCACACCGTACGGCAGATCCGTGACCAACACGTCGAAGGACGCCGCCTTGAAGATTTCCGCGCTCCGCAACGTATCCGCGTTGACGAAGCAGATTTTCTGCGGCTCACCGGCTTTCCGGTCGCCGACCAGCGCGTCGAACCGGCGGCCGAGCCGCGCGCGGTTGCGACGCAGCGGCGTGATCTCGGCGGTGTGCTTGAGCCGCTTGGTCTTCAGCCAGGTGCGCAGAAATCCCGCGTACGCCTCGAAATCCTTGCCGTCCAGGTCAACGCCGGTGGCGTCGAAACCGTATGTCATCGCCTGGTTGAGTGTCGTACCGCGGCCGCACATCGGGTCGAGCACCCGCAGCCGGCGGCTAAGGAAATCGGCCGGCCGGTCGGTGGAGACGGCCGTGACGTTGAGCAGCAGCTTGGTGAACTGCTCGTTGGTTTTGCCGGCGTACTTGGGAATGCTGACCAGGTCGCTGGAAAACCGGTCAAGGCCGGTCGCCGGCACCGGCCTGAGCAGATCGCCGTGCAGCTCGAAAAGCGCGTACAGCGACGAAAGATTGGCCAACGCACCGATGTCCACATCGGACAGTGTGCCGTCGAAAACCAGGTACGGAACGCCGGCGAGACGCTCCTCGCGGATCGCCGACAACCGGCCGTCCAACAGCGTGGACGCGAAGACGCCCAGCTCTGCGGTCAGCAACGACACCGACGCCTCGGCATAGACGCGGTTCGCCGACGGTGCGATCAGCACGGCGTACATAGGGATTACGCCGCCACCTACTCGTCGTCCTCGTCGTGCTTGTACGGGTCGGCGTCACCGGCGTACGTGGCGCCGGCGGCGGTCGCGCGTACGGCCGCGTCGGACTGGCGGGCCTTCTCCAGCAGCTCGTCGAGCTGGCGAGCACCCTCCGGCACCTTGTCCGCGACGAACGCCAGCGTCGGCGTGTAGCGCACACCGGTCTGCTTGCCGACCGCGCTGCGCAGCACCCCGGTCGCCGAGTCGAGCGCGGCGCCGGCCTCGGCCCACTGCGTCTCGTCACCGAAAACCGTGTAGTAGACGGTGGCGTCGCGCAGGTCGCCGGTGATCTTCACGTCGGTGATCGTCACCATGTCGACCCGCGGGTCCTTGATCTGCCGCCGCACCATGTCGGCGACGATCTCCTTGATCCGCACCGCGAGCTTGCGTGCCCTCGCTGCGTCAACCATGACCGCTCCGTTCAGTCGTCTTCCCCGTACCAACGCCGCCGCGCGGACAACAGCTGGAGCTCCGGCCGCGCGGCCACGATGCGCTCACAGGCGTCGATCACGTCGCGCACCTGCGCCGCCTCCCCGGACACCACGGCCACGCCGATCTCCGTACGGCCGTGCAGGTCCTGGCCACCGACCTCGGCCGCGGAGACCTCCAGCTTGCGCAGGGCAGCCAGCACCGGACGGACGTACGACCGCTTGACCTTCAACGACCTGGAGTCCGACGGCAGCAGCACGTCGAAGACACACACTCCGGTGAACATGTTCTCCATATGTGGAAAAGCCCGGCGCCACCAAGACATCATCGGAACGCCGGGCCTGTTTCGGTTACGTGCGTGGCTTCTCGCGCATCTCGAACGTCTCGATCACGTCATCCACCCGGATGTCGTTGAACGAGCCGAGTCCGATGCCGCACTCGTAGCCCTCGCGCACCTCGGTCGCGTCGTCCTTGAACCGCTTGAGCGACTCGACCGTGAGGTTGTCCGCGGCCACCGCACCGTCCCGGATCAGCCGCGCCTTGGCGTTGCGGCGGATCAGGCCGGAGCGGACGAGGCAACCGGCGATGTTGCCGAACCGGCTGGACCGGAAGACCTCGCGGATCTCCGCGGTGCCGAGCTGGACCTCCTCGTATTCCGGCTTGAGCATCCCCTTCAGCGCCGCCTCGACATCGTCGATCGCCTGGTAGATGACCGAGTAGTAGCGGATGTCGACGTTCTCGCGCTCGGCCAGGTCGCGCGCGTTGCGCTCGGCCCGGACGTTGAAGCCGATGATCACCGCGTCGGCCGTACGCGCCAGGTTGATGTCGTTCTGGGTGATCGCGCCGACGCCGCGACCGATGATGTCCAGCTGGACCTCGTCGGCCACCTCGATCTTCAGCAGCGAGTCCTCCAGCGCCTCCACCGAACCCGACACGTCGCCCTTCAGGATGAGCGACAGGGTGGTCTTCTCGCCCTCCTTGAGCCGCTCGAAGATCGACTCCAGGGTCGGACGCGCCCGGCTGGCCGCCTGCTGAGCGTTGCGCTCGCGCGCGGCCCGCTGGTCGGCGATCTGCCGGGCCACCCGGTCCTCGGGTACGACCAGGAAGTTGTCGCCGGCGTCCGGCACCGCGGTCAGACCCAGGACCCGGACCGGCCGGGACGGACCCGCCTCCTTCACCGGCACCAGGTGCTCGTCGAGCATCGCGCGTACGCGGCCGTGCGCCTCGCCGGTGACGACCGAGTCGCCGACCTTGAGGACGCCGCGCTGCACCAGCACGGTGGCCACCGGACCGCGGCCGCGGTCCAGCCGGGCCTCGATCACGGTGCCCTGCGCCGGCACGTCGACCGGAGCGGTCAGCTCCAGCGCCGCGTCGGCGGTCAGCAGCACCGCGGACAGCAGGCCGTCGATGTTGATGTTGGCGCGGGCGGACACGTCGACGAACATGGTGTCGCCGCCGTACTCCTCCGGCACCAGGCCGTACTCGGTGAGCTGGCCGCGCACCTTGGCCGGGTCGGCGCCCTCCTTGTCGATCTTGTTGACGGCGACCACGATCGGCACCTTCGCCGCCTGCGCGTGGTTGAGCGCCTCGATCGTCTGCGGCTTCACGCCGTCGTCGGCGGCGACCACCAGCACCACGATGTCGGTGGTTTCGGCACCACGCGCACGCATGGCGGTGAACGCCTCGTGACCCGGGGTGTCGATGAAGGTGATCGCGCGGTCCTGGCCGTCGTGCTCGACGTGCACCTGGTATGCACCGATGTGCTGGGTGATGCCACCGGCCTCGCCGGCCACCACGTTCGCCTTACGGATGGTGTCCAGCAGGCGGGTCTTACCGTGGTCGACGTGACCCATGACGGTCACCACCGGCGGTCGCGCGACGAACTCGTGCTCGTCGTACTCGCCGTCGAACTCCAGGTCGAAGCGCGCGAGCAGCTCGCGGTCCTCGTCCTCCGGGCTGACGATCTGCACGTCGTAGTTGAGGTGCTCGCCCATCAGCTGCAGCGTCTCGTCCGAGCACGACTGCGTCGCGGTCACCATCTCGCCGAGGTTGAAGGCCTCCTGGACCAGCGAACCCGGGTTGGCGTTGATCTTGTCGGCGAAGTCGGCCAGCGACGCGCCGCGCGCGAGCCGGATCGTCTCGCCGTTGCCGCGAGGCGCACCGGACTGCATGGTCGGCGCGGACAGGTTGTCGAACTCTTGACGCCGCTGCTTCTTGGACTTGCGGCCACGGGTCGGCCGGCCACCGGGACGGCCGAACGCACCGGCCGTACCACCGCGGCCGCGACCGCCGCCACCTGGACGACCGCCGCCACCGCCACCGGAGCGGAAGCCGCCGCCAGCCGGCGCGCCGCCACCGCCGCCGCCACCTGGACCGCCACGGAAGCCGCCGCCACCGCCACCGCCGCCGGGACGACCGCCGCCACCACCGGGACGGCCACCGCCGCCGCCGGACCGCGCCGGTCCGCCGCGGCCACCGCCGCCGGGACCGCCCGGACCGCCACCGCCGGGACGCGGCGCGCGCTGCGGCATGCTGCCGGGGTTGGGCCGCGGCGGCATCATGCCGGGGTTGGGGCGCGGACCGCCGGGGCCACCCTGGCCGCCACCGGGACGCGGCGGCATGCCGGCACCGGGGCCGGGACGCGGACCGCGGTTGGGCGCATCGCCAGCGGACGGCGGGCCGGGACGCGGTGCACGCGGCGGCGGCGTACCGGCACCGACGCCGAACGGGTTGTTGCCGGGTCGCGCCGGACCGCCACGGCCACCGCCGGGACGCGGGCCGCCCTGGTTCTGGCCGGGACCCGGCGCCGCTGGCTTGGGGCCGGGACGCGGACCCGGCTTCGGCGCGTTGGGCGCGGTCGGAGCCGCGCCGGACGCGGCGGCCGGCTGTGCCGGCTTGGCCGGAGCCTCGGTCTGCGACTCGGCGGCGCGAGCCGCCGCGGCGGCCTCCTGAGCGGCCTGCATCTCGGCGAGCCGCGCCTCGGCGGCCTTCGCCTCCACACTCTGCGCGCTCGGCGCCGGACCGGGCAGCGGGCCACGGGCCGGTGCGCCCGGCTGCGGCCGCGGACCCGGCTTGGGGCCGGGCTTGGCCTGCGTACGCGGCGACGGTGCCTTCGGCTTGGCCGAGGAGCTCCTCGTCGACCCGGCCGACCCAGCCGACGCGGCGGCCGGAGCCGCCGGAGCCGACGCGCTGCCGCCACCGCCGGAAGTCTGCTGCTGGAAGGACTCGCGGAGCCGTCGCGCGACCGGTGCCTCCACCGTCGACGACGCCGACTTCACGAACTCGCCAAGGTCCTTCAACTTCGCGAGTACGGTCTTGCTTTCCACTCCGAGCTCTTTGGCGAGCTCATGGACGCGGGCCTTGCCTGCCACTGGTCTCCTTACCGGGACCGGCGGCGAACCCGCTCGATCCCACGGTTAGTGCTGAAGCCTGTTCATGCTGGCGACTTCATCGCTT comes from the Fodinicola acaciae genome and includes:
- a CDS encoding MbtH family protein; the protein is MELAQQFVVVRNREEQYSIWPADRDLPPGWTADGTVGSKENCLAHIDQVWTDMRPASLRRAGS
- a CDS encoding TRM11 family SAM-dependent methyltransferase, producing MYAVLIAPSANRVYAEASVSLLTAELGVFASTLLDGRLSAIREERLAGVPYLVFDGTLSDVDIGALANLSSLYALFELHGDLLRPVPATGLDRFSSDLVSIPKYAGKTNEQFTKLLLNVTAVSTDRPADFLSRRLRVLDPMCGRGTTLNQAMTYGFDATGVDLDGKDFEAYAGFLRTWLKTKRLKHTAEITPLRRNRARLGRRFDALVGDRKAGEPQKICFVNADTLRSAEIFKAASFDVLVTDLPYGVQHGSRQSGALSRSPLTLLAEAVSPWSKLVRPGGAVGISWNTYGGSWDEVAEILASAGFCVLSGDAYRGFAHRVDQAINRDLIVATVPT
- the rbfA gene encoding 30S ribosome-binding factor RbfA gives rise to the protein MVDAARARKLAVRIKEIVADMVRRQIKDPRVDMVTITDVKITGDLRDATVYYTVFGDETQWAEAGAALDSATGVLRSAVGKQTGVRYTPTLAFVADKVPEGARQLDELLEKARQSDAAVRATAAGATYAGDADPYKHDEDDE
- a CDS encoding DUF503 domain-containing protein; this translates as MFTGVCVFDVLLPSDSRSLKVKRSYVRPVLAALRKLEVSAAEVGGQDLHGRTEIGVAVVSGEAAQVRDVIDACERIVAARPELQLLSARRRWYGEDD
- the infB gene encoding translation initiation factor IF-2 encodes the protein MAGKARVHELAKELGVESKTVLAKLKDLGEFVKSASSTVEAPVARRLRESFQQQTSGGGGSASAPAAPAAASAGSAGSTRSSSAKPKAPSPRTQAKPGPKPGPRPQPGAPARGPLPGPAPSAQSVEAKAAEARLAEMQAAQEAAAAARAAESQTEAPAKPAQPAAASGAAPTAPNAPKPGPRPGPKPAAPGPGQNQGGPRPGGGRGGPARPGNNPFGVGAGTPPPRAPRPGPPSAGDAPNRGPRPGPGAGMPPRPGGGQGGPGGPRPNPGMMPPRPNPGSMPQRAPRPGGGGPGGPGGGGRGGPARSGGGGGRPGGGGGRPGGGGGGGGFRGGPGGGGGGGAPAGGGFRSGGGGGGRPGGGGRGRGGTAGAFGRPGGRPTRGRKSKKQRRQEFDNLSAPTMQSGAPRGNGETIRLARGASLADFADKINANPGSLVQEAFNLGEMVTATQSCSDETLQLMGEHLNYDVQIVSPEDEDRELLARFDLEFDGEYDEHEFVARPPVVTVMGHVDHGKTRLLDTIRKANVVAGEAGGITQHIGAYQVHVEHDGQDRAITFIDTPGHEAFTAMRARGAETTDIVVLVVAADDGVKPQTIEALNHAQAAKVPIVVAVNKIDKEGADPAKVRGQLTEYGLVPEEYGGDTMFVDVSARANINIDGLLSAVLLTADAALELTAPVDVPAQGTVIEARLDRGRGPVATVLVQRGVLKVGDSVVTGEAHGRVRAMLDEHLVPVKEAGPSRPVRVLGLTAVPDAGDNFLVVPEDRVARQIADQRAARERNAQQAASRARPTLESIFERLKEGEKTTLSLILKGDVSGSVEALEDSLLKIEVADEVQLDIIGRGVGAITQNDINLARTADAVIIGFNVRAERNARDLAERENVDIRYYSVIYQAIDDVEAALKGMLKPEYEEVQLGTAEIREVFRSSRFGNIAGCLVRSGLIRRNAKARLIRDGAVAADNLTVESLKRFKDDATEVREGYECGIGLGSFNDIRVDDVIETFEMREKPRT